Below is a genomic region from Triticum dicoccoides isolate Atlit2015 ecotype Zavitan chromosome 5A, WEW_v2.0, whole genome shotgun sequence.
TACGTACTAATAAACCCCTCGGTTTATaagaaatcaacccgcagtccctgtTTTAGTGGCACCCAGAGAAAACGTTTTACTTTTACAAAACAATCCCTATAGGCATTTCAATTCAGTCCGCAGTCCTCCCCTTCCCTCTTATCCACTCTGCGTCGGCGGCTACGCCCATTCCGTCGTGCGCCGGCGGCCGCCGTGCCTCGTGCGGGAGGATGAAGGACGTTATACGGGGCGTGTGCGGCGGAGACAGCgcggcgaggcgaggcagtggcggtGGTTGTCCGGCTGTCGTGCCTCGCGCGGGGAGGATGGACGACGCTCGCCGGGGCGTGTACGGCGGAGACGGCTTCTGCCAAAGTGGAGCAGGAAAGGACCGGAAGTCAAGGAGGCAGGGTGAGTACGCTATGCACAGCGCCGCCttcatcctccacctccttctaaaGCGCGCGCTCGCCTCGGGCGCTGGCGGTGGCGCGGTGGTGCTCGCCCTCGCGCACCCGTACTCGCACGACGACCGCGTCCTCCGCAAGATGGTAAGCGCCCCGGCCGCTCACCCGCATTTCCTCGGCAACAGGGCCATCCTTGCGGACCACGCGGCGGCGGTCACGCTCTTCGGGCACCCCCGCGGCCGGCTGAGCCTGGCCATCTATGAGGACATGCGGGCGCCACCGGCGTTCCTCATCGAGCTGCCCATGCTCGCGGCCGGGCTGCATAGGGGGGATGGCCACGGGACCTTGAAGCTGGTGCTGGAGAGCGACACCCGCAGCGCGCGGCGACCACTCCTGTCCAACGACGAGTGGCACGTGCTGCGGCTGCTGCGCGGCGTCTCCATGAGCGCCggggtgccgccgccgccgcctgctgacGGCTCCAATTTCCCCGACAGCGTCATACTCCCGTGTCTGATTAGGATTGAAGAGTGCTGAACATGTCCTTGTCCAACACAGATTAATGTAATGCCCGACCGGGATTTGACTTGATTGCTATAAGATGGAAGCGTCCTGGGCCTGAATCTCCATCAGGTGCGTCCTTGGACCATAGTCTCCATCAAATTATGTTGAAAATTTCATGAAGCGTCCAATGTCACCGCCGAGTTCGCCGGAGGAACAAGAACATCCGTCGAGTGGTCCAATGTCGTCTGCAGCGGCTACAGGAGAGGTATTGTTTCTATCCCCTTGAATGCTAAACACCCGATGGAAT
It encodes:
- the LOC119304282 gene encoding uncharacterized protein LOC119304282; the encoded protein is MKDVIRGVCGGDSAARRGSGGGCPAVVPRAGRMDDARRGVYGGDGFCQSGAGKDRKSRRQGEYAMHSAAFILHLLLKRALASGAGGGAVVLALAHPYSHDDRVLRKMVSAPAAHPHFLGNRAILADHAAAVTLFGHPRGRLSLAIYEDMRAPPAFLIELPMLAAGLHRGDGHGTLKLVLESDTRSARRPLLSNDEWHVLRLLRGVSMSAGVPPPPPADGSNFPDSVILPCLIRIEEC